GTTCCGAAAATTGATTGGGCTTTTTAAGAGAAAGAAATAGCTATTCTACGAAGAATGTCTGTTCCCGATCAGGCCCCACCGATCCAATAATCAGAGGAACATTCAAAATCTCAACAATACGCTGCAGATATTCTTTGGCAGCGGGGGGCAGCTGCTCATACGAGGTTACATGCCGGGTTGAGGTCTTCCAACCCGGCAGAGTTTCATAAACAGGCTCTGCATTGTATTGCCTTGTGAGATCAGCGGGATAGTCTTTAATAACCTTCCCCTGATAGTTATAGCCGGTGCAGATTTTTAAGCTCTCAAGGGAATCCAGAACATCCAGTTTGGTGATAACCAGGCCGGAAAGCCCATTTACCCGAACCGAATTGCGAACGACGACGGCATCGAACCAACCGCAGCGCCGCGGCCGTCCGGTGGTTGCCCCGAATTCTCCGCCCAGTTCTCTGACGGTCTCTGCAAATTCAGGATCGAATTCAGTCGGAAGCGGTCCTTTGCCGACACGGGTCGTATAGGCTTTGACGATACCCCATATCTCATCGATGACATTCGGCGCGACTCCGGTTCCGGCGCATACTCCGCCTGCGGTTGGATTGGATGATGTAACAAACGGATATGTGCCGTGATCAATATCCAGCATCGTACCCTGCGCGCCTTCAAACAAAACGCTTTTGTTGTCATGCAAAGCCCGGTTGAGAAAAACCGAAGTATCGGTTATGAACGGAGCAATCGTCTCGGAATAGTTTAAAACCTGATCCACAACAGCCTGAACATCCAACGGTTCTTCACCGAAAATTTTGACCAGCTGTTCGTTGGCATACTCGACATTTCGACGGGTTTTTTCATAAAGAACGGGTTCATCAGTCAAATCACAAACCCGGATGCCGCTTCTGGATATTTTGTCCATATAGGCCGGGCCGATACCGCGTCCCGTGGTTCCGATTTTCTGATCGCTGGACAGACTTTTTTCCTTTGCCTTGTCCAGTTCCCGGTGATAGGGCATAATCAGGTGTGCCCGGTCCGAGATGAACAGTCTGTCCTTAAAATCAATATTGTGATCCTTGACCAGCTGCAATTCATCCACGAATACGTCCGGATCAATCACCACCCCATTGCAAATCACATTCAGAGTGTGCGGCCACAAAAGCCCGGATGGAAGCTGATGCAGTATGATCTGTTCCCCTTTAACGACAACCGTATGCCCGGCATTGGGTCCACCCTGATAGCGGGCAACAATGTCCATCTTT
This genomic window from candidate division KSB1 bacterium contains:
- a CDS encoding adenylosuccinate synthase; translation: MGATVVIGAQWGDEGKGKIVDLLSEKMDIVARYQGGPNAGHTVVVKGEQIILHQLPSGLLWPHTLNVICNGVVIDPDVFVDELQLVKDHNIDFKDRLFISDRAHLIMPYHRELDKAKEKSLSSDQKIGTTGRGIGPAYMDKISRSGIRVCDLTDEPVLYEKTRRNVEYANEQLVKIFGEEPLDVQAVVDQVLNYSETIAPFITDTSVFLNRALHDNKSVLFEGAQGTMLDIDHGTYPFVTSSNPTAGGVCAGTGVAPNVIDEIWGIVKAYTTRVGKGPLPTEFDPEFAETVRELGGEFGATTGRPRRCGWFDAVVVRNSVRVNGLSGLVITKLDVLDSLESLKICTGYNYQGKVIKDYPADLTRQYNAEPVYETLPGWKTSTRHVTSYEQLPPAAKEYLQRIVEILNVPLIIGSVGPDREQTFFVE